From the Planktothrix serta PCC 8927 genome, the window AGTCGAGCAACCTTTGTGATGGAAGCTCCTCAAAAATCGGGTGCTTTAATTACGGCTAATGTTGCGAATGAATTTTGTCGAGATGTGTATGTTTTACCCGGACGTTTAGATGATGAAAAATCCCAGGGTTGTTTGAAATTAATTAATGGGGGAGCCAGTATGATTCCCGTTAATTTAGAGGAATTATTAGAACAATTAGGAGCCATACCTCCCTTAGATGAACCTCAACAATTATCTTTATTTGAAATTCCCTCTAAACCGGACAAATCTATACCAGATTTAGACCCGGAATTAAATCAAATTTTGCAATCACTGTCCTCTGAACCGATTGCTTTTGATCAAATTATTGTTAATCTGAATTTAGAAGCCGGAAATCTATCAGCAGCGTTATTACAATTAGAATTATTAGAGTTAGTGGAACAATTACCTGGAATGCGCTATCGAAGAATGGATTAAAAATATGACTCAAACCTTCCCAAAATTCACAATTAAGCCGGGATATCGCTCTCAATCAGAAGATACTACACCAGAAGTTGATTTATTAGGATTCTGGTTATTAAAACAACGAACTCCAGAGGAACGATTGTTGATGGGTTTTTCTATGAATCAAAATGCTCGTCACTTTGCAATTAACTGTTTTCATCAACGCTTTCCCCATTTATCTGATGCACAATTTGTGCGAAAATTAGCTGAAGCTTGGTTAGCAGAAGATTGTCCAGAAAATTATATTCCGACGGGAGATAAAATGAGTTGGATTCAAGATTCTATTGCTTTAGCTGAAATTCTCCACCCGATTTTTGAGCTATTGAATATTCCTTATTATATTACCGGAGGTGTTGCGGCAATTGCTTACGGAGAAGTGCGAACAACTCGTGATTTAGATATTGTGATTTTGATTCAACTTCAAGATTTAGGTCAATTTATTTTAGAGTTAGAAGGTGCAGGGTTTTATGTTTCTGGTGTGGATGATGTAGTTTCAGGTCAAATGAAAACCTTACAAATTACCCATATCCCAACAATTTCTCGTGCTGACTTAATGATGGCAGAAGATTCGGAATTAGAGAAAATTCGCTTTCAACGACGACAACAATATCATATTCCTACGGGTACAAAAGTCAACCTCGCCTCGGCTGAAGATATGATTATTAGTAAACTACAATGGGGAAAACAAACTCAGTCTCAAAAGCAATGGCGAGATGTATTGGGTATATTGAAAGTACAAGGGGAGTGTTTGGATTTCCCCTATCTCAAGCATTGGGCGGAATATTTAGACTTAGTTGAAGGGTTGAATCAAGCCTTAATAGAAGCAGGAATTGAAGTCAAATAGAAACTGGACTTCTCACAACAGCCAGAAACCCAGTTTTTTGATTTCCAAATTTAACAACAACTAGAACTCGAAGGAGAACAACAGGAATTATCGGAATTTGTCAGAGTAACGTGATAATGTTCGCCTTTTGTTTCTTCGGGTTTGCGAATAATATTGCGTCTACAATCGAATTCTGGGGCTGATTCTAAAGGAATAGTTTCATGGGGTAAAATTCCTAAAATATCTTGACAATAGGGGCCGTTTATGTTAGTATAAATCTGGTAGGTTTTATCACAAACTGCCATGCGTTCACCCCGATATAAAATATGTCCGTCATCGTCCATAACTTGTTTCCAAGGCCCTTTATAAATCACCGCTTGATTAACATCTAAACAGGGGCCGTCTTTGCCTTTATAAGCACAAACGGTTAAGGAACGAAATTCAATGCCATCAATGACTTGCCAAGGTTCTTCCTGTCGAGCTAATATCTCAATTCCATAAAATCCGGCTTGTTCAAATCGTTCTAAAAATTCATTTTCTCGAAAAGCTCCCGCAATACAGCCACTCCACAGATCGGGATCGTTTAAAATATTAGGAGTTGGATCTTGATCACAAACAATATCAGAAATAACCGCCCGTCCGCCTCGTTTTAACACGCGATAAATTTCTTGAAACAGTTGATCTTTATCTTGGGGACGCACTAAGTTTAAAACACAATTAGAAATTACGACATCAACACTATTATCTGCTATTAAAGGGTTTTGTTGACGGAGGCGATCGCATTCTAACTCAAACTCTGTAATTTGTTCAATAGATTGAATCGGATTAACTTTTAACCAATTTTGAACTTGATCTAAATCTAAGGCTAAATCCTGAATTTTCCCTTTAACAAAGCTTGTATTAGCATATCCTAATTTTTGGGCAATTTCCCCTTGATAGCTGCGAGAAAGGGCTAACATGGTATCATTAAAATCAACCCCAATTACTTGACCCGTCGCCCCGACTTTTTGAGCGATCATATAACAATTTTTCCCTGCACCGGAACCTAAATCAACAACAATTTCTCCGGGGTTAACATAACGAGTCGGATCACCACAACCATAGTCTTTTTCAATAATTTCCTGGGGAATAATTTCTAAATACTGATTTTCTTGATATTCCACCGGACAACAGAGGGAAGGTTGGACTGTTGTTGCTCCCGCTTTGTAACGCTCAATAACCGTTTCTTCAATATTGTAATTCATAGAATCAGGAATCAGAACTAAAAGGTAATAAACTAACAACTAATAACTGAGTATGGGCTGGAGTAACCATTGGTGTCAACTTAAGTCATAATGCCCTGAACTAAAGTTCGGGCTAAGAGCTAAAGTCATCTAAAGATGACTCAAGACTTGT encodes:
- a CDS encoding methyltransferase domain-containing protein, with translation MNYNIEETVIERYKAGATTVQPSLCCPVEYQENQYLEIIPQEIIEKDYGCGDPTRYVNPGEIVVDLGSGAGKNCYMIAQKVGATGQVIGVDFNDTMLALSRSYQGEIAQKLGYANTSFVKGKIQDLALDLDQVQNWLKVNPIQSIEQITEFELECDRLRQQNPLIADNSVDVVISNCVLNLVRPQDKDQLFQEIYRVLKRGGRAVISDIVCDQDPTPNILNDPDLWSGCIAGAFRENEFLERFEQAGFYGIEILARQEEPWQVIDGIEFRSLTVCAYKGKDGPCLDVNQAVIYKGPWKQVMDDDGHILYRGERMAVCDKTYQIYTNINGPYCQDILGILPHETIPLESAPEFDCRRNIIRKPEETKGEHYHVTLTNSDNSCCSPSSSSCC